The region AATACTAAATAGGGAGGCATCTTTATGGATGTATTAAAAGTTGCAACAAAATCAAGTCCAAATTCTGTTGCAGGTGCACTAGCTGGAGTATTAAGAGAAAAAGGTGCTGCTGAAATTCAAGCTATAGGAGCTGGAGCTCTTAATCAAGCTGTTAAAGCAGTTGCTATTGCTAGGGGGTTTGTTGCGCCTAGCGGTATGGATTTAATATGTATACCTGCTTTCACCGATATTGAGATTGATGGTGAAGAAAGAACAGCTATTAAACTTATTGTAGAACCTAGATAAAACATTAGAACCTGCTTTGCCTATAGCAGGTTCTTTTACGTGAAGATTTTAATTTTAAGTATTATAAAAAAAGTGTATAATATATATGGCGATTAGTTATTAGAAGGAGTGTTTTTATGAAGCTGGATTTACATACACATACAACTTTTTCTGATGGATTTTTTACACCAGAGGAAATAGTTGATTTAGCAGTAAAAAAAGGTTTGGATGGTATTGCTATTACAGATCATGATACAACTAAAGGTATAGATAGTGCTATAAAGAGAAGTACAGTGTATAAGGATTTTTTAGTTGTTCCTGGTATTGAATTTAGTTGCGAATACAATGATGAAGAAGTTCATATATTAGGTTATTTTATAGAATATAAATCTCCTGAATTAATAAAACTTACTGATAAGCTTAAGACTGAAAGAATTAAGAGAGGATATAAGATTATTAGTGAGTTAAATAATATTGGATTAAATATTACTATAGAGGATGTAAAGAAATTTGCAAAAGATGATTTTGTTGGAAGACCACATATTGCAAATGCATTAGTAATGAAAGGATTAGCAGATAGTATTGAAGATGCTTTTAATAAATATCTAATAAAAGGAAAACCTGGCTATGTAAAAAGGTATAAATTATCTATAGCAGATACAATAAATTTAATTCATAGGATAGATGGTATAGCTGTTTTAGCACATCCTGGCTTACTAAAAGTTAAAGATATAATAGATTATGCTATCGATTCTGGGATTGATGGTATAGAAGCTATACACTCAAAGCATCTAAAAAAAGAAATAGATGATTATATATATATGTCTAAAAGGAATAATTTAATTATAACTGGTGGTTCTGATTTTCATGGAGCAATAAATAATTGTGAGTATTCTCTAGGTAATTATTATATAGATATTGATAAATTAGAAACTTTGAAAAGGAGGAGAAAAAATGACAGCATATAAAGGTGAAAGAAATAGACAGTTTCCTTCAAAGTTAAGCACTACTTCTTTTGTTAAGTTATATATATTACATTTATTAAGAGAGAAAAGTTATTATGGAAATGAAATTATTGAAGAAATTAAACAAAGATTAGATAATAAATGGGAACCAAGTCCTGGAATGGTTTATCCTTTATTAAGAGATTTAGAAGATCAAGGATATATAATAGGTTGGTGGGAAGAGCCTGACAAGCGTTCTATTAGGAGATATAGACTTACTGATGAGGGTTATAAACATTATAAAGTAATTTTATTAATGTATAAACCGATATTCGAAGATTCTTTACATATAACAAAAACTGTTTTGAAAGATATATATGGTTTTAAATGTTGACAAAAACTTAACATTTAAAAGAAGGATTAAGTTATTTTTTATAGAAGAATAACTATAATAACAATAATAAATTGGAGGTAGCAAAATGAATAAAAAACTTTCAGAAAAAGGACTAAAAATTTCACCATCAGTTACTTTAGAAATTACTGCAAAGGCAAAAGCAATGAAGGCAGAAGGAATTGATGTAGTTAGTTTTGGAGCAGGTGAACCAGATTTTAATACTCCTGAAAATATTATAGCTGAAGGGATTAAAGCTATTAATGAGGGAAAAACTAGATACACTCCTGCTTCTGGAATAATAGAACTTAAAGAAGCTATTTGTAAAAAGCTAAAAAGAGATAATGGACTAACTTATTCACCTAATAATATAATAATATCTAGTGGAGCAAAACATTCTATATACAATGCATTGATGGCAATAACTAACCCTGGAGATGAAATAATAATTTCTGTTCCTTATTGGGTTAGTTATCCTGAACTTATAAAACTTGCTGGTGGAGTTCCAGTTATGATAAAAACCAAAGAGGAAAACGGTTTTAAATATACAGTAGAAGATTTAAATAGTGTAATGACAAAAAACACTAAAGCAATTATATTGAACAGTCCTAATAATCCAACTGGAACATTTTATACTTTAGAAGAACTAAAGAAAATTGCTGATTGGGCTGTTGAAAATGAAGTATTTATAATATCTGATGAGATATATGAAAAATTAGTGTATGATGGAGATAAACACGTAAGTATAGCTTCGTTAAATAATGATGTAAAAGATTTAACAATTGTTATTAATGGAATGTCTAAAGCTTATGCAATGACAGGCTGGAGAATTGGTTATGCAGCAGCAAATGCTGAGATAATAAAAATAATGAGTAATGTTCAAAGTCATACTACTTCTAATCCTTGTTCTATTTCTCAATACGCTAGTGTTGAAGGTTTATTAGGTAATCAAGATAGTGTAGGAAAGATGAAAGAACATTTCGAAGAAAGAAGAAATGTTATGGTTGATATGGTTAATGATATAAGTGGGTTAAGTTGTAGAAAACCTAAGGGTGCTTTCTATGTAATGGTCAATCTTACACAAATCAAGGGAAAAACCATTAGAGGTATGAAGATTGAAAACTCATTAGATTTTGCTAAACTTTTATTAGATGAAGGAAAAGTTGCAGTAATACCAGGTATTGGTTTTGGTGATGATGATTATATAAGATTGTCATATGCAACTTCTATGGAAAATATAAAAGAGGGATTAACAAGAATTAAAAAGATTGTTGAAGGTTAATTTTTTGTAAAGTCATATAAATTATAAAGGCCAAGTTTACATAATATTATTATGTAAACTTGGCCTGATTTTTTGATAAGCTAAAAGGGGAAAATAACTTATATTTTAACAAAATATATAAAAAACATTATTTAAATGCATAAAACATTGGCAATAAAAGCAAAGATTGATTTTAAAGCCGTGGTTTAAGTTGTATAGCATTTTTATATGTTTCTAATGTAATTATATATGTAATACAAATCAAACGTAATATGAGAAGATTTAAGAGGCGTTTTTTATTAAGATTTTAAATGATATCAAAAAATAGATAAGAAATAATTTATAGTAAAGAAGGATTTTTTAATACATATGTCGAATATATAAATAGTCACAAAATATACATTTTGCGACTATTTATATCAAAAAATAAGAAAGCGGTGAGAATATGGACGATATGCCATTAATATTAGAAGATTATTTGAATTACATGGAAACTATACGTGGTAAATCTTCAAGTACAACTAAAGAATATTTTTATGATTTAAGAACATTCTTTAGGTTTTTAAAAATTAGGTATAGGCTAGTTGAAAAAGATACGCCTTTTGGGGAAATAAGCATTGAAGATATCAATATAGAATTTATTAAAAAAATAAATATCCAAGACCTACATGCCTATATCTCCTATGTAGACAAAAAAAGAAGCAATGGTAATTATGCTAAAGCTAGAAAAGTTGCAAGTGTTAGATCCTTTTTTGATTACTTACATAATAAAATAAATTTATTAGACAAGAATCCTGCAGATAACTTGGAATTTCCCAAGACTGGTAACAGACAACCTGTGTATTTGACTTTGGATGAAGCTAAAAGACTTTTAAATGTAGTAAATCAAAATAAAAGTGATTTCTTTAGAAAGAGAGATTATGCAATTATAACACTTTTTTTAAATTGTGGATTGAGATTATCAGAATTAGAAAGCATTAATATTGATAAAATTAAAGGCGATACATTAGTGGTTTTAGGAAAAGGAAACAAAGAAAGAACAATATATTTAAACGATGCATGTATTCAAGCATTAGAAGATTATATTAGTGTTCGTCCTAAGGTTAATAGCCAAAATAAGGCTTTATTTTTAAGCATGAGAAAAAATCGCATGAGCAATAGAGCAATTCAACATATGATTGATAGATACTTAGAGAAATCAGGTTTAGATCCATCTGTTTATTCCACACATAAATTGAGACATACAGCAGCTACTTTAATGTATAAGTATGGCAATGTTGATATAAGAGCTTTACAAGAAATATTAGGTCATGAGAATGTTTCTACTACTCAAATATATACACATATAGATGACGAACGACTTAGAGATGCAGTTAAAAGCAATCCTCTTTCAGATCATAAAAGTGATATAAAAAATGATAAGTAGTTTTCTACTTATCATTTTTTATTGGCACTTTAATTACATCACCAGGATTTAAGTTAGAATCTTCTAGATTGTTTGCCATCATTATCTCATATACTATTTCTCTTGTATCATAATTTTCGGGTTTATTATTTAATGCTATGCTCCATAATGTATCTCCTCTTTTTATTGTTACTTCTACATATTTTTTTTCGTATTTTGAACTGTATACTTTGTTTTTACTTGTAAGTATTATAGTGATTATGAGACTGATTGAAATTATAAATAAGATAGAAACTATAAATCTCTTTTTGTTAGCGATTCTAATTTTTTTCTTTTTCAAATCATCACCTCAAAACATTTGTTCGTTAATATTATTATAAACGAACATGAGTTCAGTGTCAATACAATTTTGAAAATTTTCGAACTCATGTTTGAAAATATAATATCTATATGCTATAATTAACATAAGATTATTGTATCTTTTTATATTGCCTATTTTTTCATATATTACTAATTATATGTTTACTAAAATCTATTATGTGAGGTGATATGTGTGTATGAAGATTTATCTCAAAAACAAGTTGAAATATTAGAATTTATTAAAAGAGAAATTCAAATGAAGGGCTATCCGCCAGCTGTTAGAGAAATATGTGCTGGAGTTGGTTTGAAATCAACCTCCACTGTACATAGTCATTTAGAGAAATTAGAACAAAAAGGTTATATTAGAAAAGATCCAACTAAGCCAAGAGCTATAGAAGTATTATATAAGGATGAAGA is a window of Anaerosalibacter sp. Marseille-P3206 DNA encoding:
- a CDS encoding stage V sporulation protein S, producing MDVLKVATKSSPNSVAGALAGVLREKGAAEIQAIGAGALNQAVKAVAIARGFVAPSGMDLICIPAFTDIEIDGEERTAIKLIVEPR
- a CDS encoding PHP domain-containing protein, giving the protein MKLDLHTHTTFSDGFFTPEEIVDLAVKKGLDGIAITDHDTTKGIDSAIKRSTVYKDFLVVPGIEFSCEYNDEEVHILGYFIEYKSPELIKLTDKLKTERIKRGYKIISELNNIGLNITIEDVKKFAKDDFVGRPHIANALVMKGLADSIEDAFNKYLIKGKPGYVKRYKLSIADTINLIHRIDGIAVLAHPGLLKVKDIIDYAIDSGIDGIEAIHSKHLKKEIDDYIYMSKRNNLIITGGSDFHGAINNCEYSLGNYYIDIDKLETLKRRRKNDSI
- a CDS encoding PadR family transcriptional regulator; protein product: MTAYKGERNRQFPSKLSTTSFVKLYILHLLREKSYYGNEIIEEIKQRLDNKWEPSPGMVYPLLRDLEDQGYIIGWWEEPDKRSIRRYRLTDEGYKHYKVILLMYKPIFEDSLHITKTVLKDIYGFKC
- a CDS encoding pyridoxal phosphate-dependent aminotransferase encodes the protein MNKKLSEKGLKISPSVTLEITAKAKAMKAEGIDVVSFGAGEPDFNTPENIIAEGIKAINEGKTRYTPASGIIELKEAICKKLKRDNGLTYSPNNIIISSGAKHSIYNALMAITNPGDEIIISVPYWVSYPELIKLAGGVPVMIKTKEENGFKYTVEDLNSVMTKNTKAIILNSPNNPTGTFYTLEELKKIADWAVENEVFIISDEIYEKLVYDGDKHVSIASLNNDVKDLTIVINGMSKAYAMTGWRIGYAAANAEIIKIMSNVQSHTTSNPCSISQYASVEGLLGNQDSVGKMKEHFEERRNVMVDMVNDISGLSCRKPKGAFYVMVNLTQIKGKTIRGMKIENSLDFAKLLLDEGKVAVIPGIGFGDDDYIRLSYATSMENIKEGLTRIKKIVEG
- a CDS encoding tyrosine recombinase XerC is translated as MDDMPLILEDYLNYMETIRGKSSSTTKEYFYDLRTFFRFLKIRYRLVEKDTPFGEISIEDINIEFIKKINIQDLHAYISYVDKKRSNGNYAKARKVASVRSFFDYLHNKINLLDKNPADNLEFPKTGNRQPVYLTLDEAKRLLNVVNQNKSDFFRKRDYAIITLFLNCGLRLSELESINIDKIKGDTLVVLGKGNKERTIYLNDACIQALEDYISVRPKVNSQNKALFLSMRKNRMSNRAIQHMIDRYLEKSGLDPSVYSTHKLRHTAATLMYKYGNVDIRALQEILGHENVSTTQIYTHIDDERLRDAVKSNPLSDHKSDIKNDK
- a CDS encoding cell division suppressor protein YneA; translation: MKKKKIRIANKKRFIVSILFIISISLIITIILTSKNKVYSSKYEKKYVEVTIKRGDTLWSIALNNKPENYDTREIVYEIMMANNLEDSNLNPGDVIKVPIKNDK